CTCACCTTTAACGCCATTCATTTTGTGCTGAGGTTTGGAGGTGTGTTTTACGGGTACAATGCGGGAGTCAGAGCCATTCACAAACTGAAAACGGGAACCCAGGCCATTTCCCGGGCCGCTTCGATCGTCGGGCTCATGGTGGTGGGCGGAATGATCGCCTCCTATGTCAAATTGAGCACTTCGGCGAAGGTTCCGATCGGCAAAGATGCCTTTGACATTCAAAAGGAGTTATTGGACAAGATCATGCCCAACCTCCTTCCCTTGGCCTACACATTGCTCATGTACTTCCTGTTGAGAAAGGGGTATTCCCCTTTGAAACTGATCGTCATCACCGTTTTCCTCAGCGTCGTTGGAAAATATTTCGGGGTATTGTAAAGTCGATGCGAGCAGATGGGAGGATCGCCCTTGATCGGTATCGTTCTTGTCGGACACGGAGCCTTTGCGACGGCACTGAGAAGCTCCGTCGAGATGATCGCGGGCAAACAGCCGAAAATGGCGGATGTTTCTTTTGACCTCCGCGATTCCGATGAGGATCTGGAAAAAAAATTAAGAGCGGCCGTTTCCGGATTGGGGACAGTGACCGGAATTCTGTTTCTTGCCGATCTGGTGGGAGGCACCCCGTTCAGGGTCAGCGCGTTGATCTCCAGGGAATGGGAACGGACTTGCGTCATCGGCGGGGCCAATCTGTCCATGATTTTGGAGGTGCTTCCCGCGCGGGATCATCTCTTGTTGGAACAGGTGAAGGAAAAGGCGATCCACGCGGGCAGGGAAGGGATCAAGGCATTTCCCTGAACCGTTTTGTGTCGAGTTTGGGGAAAGAAGGGAATCCGATGAAAGTTGGAGTGTCTGCAGGAAAGCTCCCTTCCCGGATCGGGATGCCCTTATCCGGTTACCGACCGATTCGGCGTTCCTCCGCCGAGCACAGACCGCTTTATGTCCGTGTTACCCTGTTTGAGAGCGGGGCGGGGGAGCTTTTCATCGCGATCCTGATCGATGCGCTTGCCGTCGGGAAAAAATGGTCGGAGCAAATGAAGGGGAGGATTCGCCGCCTTTTCCCCGACCGCCGGGTTTACGTCGCCATCGCCTCCACCCATTCCCATTCTTCGCACGTCAACGCCCTTTGCGGGGATGAGGTGGTGGTCCTGGTGTTTCCCGATGTGTTCGCCGCGGCGGGGCCCGACGAAGAATGGAGCCGCGCCGTCTTGGAGTCGGTTCTGAAAGCCTTCCGTTCATTGGACAACCTGACGGCCGTTCGCCTATACAGCCGTGCCGTTTCCGGTGTGGGAGCCAGTCGGAGGGAGCGGGGGACGTACATGTGGCTTCCCCTGCAGGTAGCCCAATTCATCTGTGCCGATCATCCGCCGATTGTCTGGGCGAATTTTCCTTGTCACCCGACGGTGCTCGGCCGTGGCCACACGTGGATCAGTCCGGACCTTCACGGCTCGGCGGCACAAATGCTGCAGGAACGGGGATATCGGGTGGGAGGGGTATGGAACGGCCCGGCGGCGGACATCAGCACCCGGTTCACGCGCAGGGAATCGAGCGTCGGGGAATTGGAGCGGCTTTCCTGCCGTTTGGCGGGTCACATCGGGGACCTATTGAATCGTCGCAGCTGGGAAAGGGAGATCCGTCCTTCAAATCTTGCGGCATGCGAGTGGTCCTATCTGCTTCATCCGAAGTTGCGGCCCGGTAAACCGCCTCCGGATTCGGCCCAGTCTGAGGACATCATGGAGGGGATTCGCGCTCTTTCCCGGGTGACTCTCTCCTCCGAGCTATTGAGCGTCTCAATATGGAAATTCGATTCGTGGACGATCCGTTGGGTTCCGGGAGAGCTTCCTCTGAGCGCCTTCCTGCGGGATCGGATGGCGTCGACCCGTTTTCCCGCGGATCGGTGGATCATCGGATATGCCAATGATTACCCCGGGTATTTGATGCCCGAGGAAGACGGCTCGTACGAGTCGGTCATGACCTTGTACAACCCGAAAGAGATTCGCCGGTTGATTGACGAACTGAGGGAACCGATCTAGACCATTTCGAAAGCTGTGAGGGGAGGAAAGAGGAGTATGCTGAAGGAAACGTTGGCCTCGAAAAATGCGGTGTTCGGCACCTGGATTCGGATTCCCCATCCGATGGTGGTGGAGGCGATCGCCTCCGCCGGGTTTGACTTTGTCCACCTCGATCAGGAACACGGCCCGATCGGGACGGCGGAGCTGGATCAGCTGATCCTCGCCGCCAAGGCGAGCGGCATTCCGGCCGTTGTCCGGGTTCCCGGCAAGGACGGCACCCGGATCGGCCGGACCTTGGATCTGGGGGCGGAGGGAGTGATCATTCCCCATGTGACAAGCGGGGAGGATGTCAGGTCCATCGTCCGGGCCGGCCGGTTTCATCCGTCGGGGATGAGGGGGGTGGCCGGGGGGTGCCGGGCGGACGGTTACGGAACGCTGCCCTTTGTCGAGGTATCCGAAGCGGCTGAACGGCGATCGATTCTCGCCGTCCAGATCGAGTCCAAAGAGGCGGTGGAGCGGCTGGACGAAATCCTGGACGCCTCCGGCGATTCGGTGGATGTTTTCTACATCGGTCCCGCCGATTTGTCACAGTCCCTGGGCATCCCCTGCCAGTTCGATCACCCTCTCCTCAGCGAAACCATCCGCCAAATCACTGAGCGCCTCCGCTCCTGCGGGAAGACGGTGGGGATCCATGCTCCGACGGTGACCCACGGCGTGGAATACGCCAAGATGGGAATCCGGTACATCACCTGTTCCATGGACATCGTCCTGCTTGCTTCAAGGGCCGAAGCGTTGGCCGCCGAGTGGAGGGAGGCGCTGAAGAGCCTTCGCTGAATTCTTGGTCTTGACCGATTGCTGCGCGTTACCGGATGGAGTATTTGTTCATCTTGTACATGAGGCGCTGCCTGGAAATGGAGAGAAGGCGGGCCGCGGCGGCGATTTGCCCACCGGTTTGCTCCAGGGCATCGAGAATCAGTTTTTTCTCGATGCTCTCCAATTGTTCAGGGAGGGATTTGGTCGGATCCAGGGCGATGTCCGACGGCGGGCGGTCCGGTTTCGCGTGACGGATCTCCCGGGGGAAATCCTCGATCGATAGTTGCTCATCCCGGCACAGGACGACGGCGCGTTCCACGGCGTTTTCCAGTTCCCGGACATTTCCCGGCCAGGGGTATTCCACCAGCCGGTCGATCAACTCGGGGGGGAGGGTGAAAGGTTTGTTGTACTTTGCGCGCTGCTTGTCCAGAAATTGTTCGATCAGGGGAGGAATGTCTTCTTTCCGCTCCCGCAGGGGAGGGATGAAGATATCGATGATGTTCAGCCGGTAGTACAGATCCTCCCGAAACAAGCCCTCTTCCACCATGGTTTTGAGATCGCGGTTGGTGGCCGCGATGATGCGGACGTCCACGTGGACCGTTTGGTTGCTGCCCAGCGGCATGAAGGATTTCTCCTGAACCACCTGCAGCAGCTTGGCCTGCAGGGGCAGCGAGATCTCCCCGATTTCATCCAGGAAGATGGTGCCGTTCCTGGCGGCTTCAAATTTTCCCTTGCGCTTGGCGTGGGCGCCGGTGAACGCCCCCTTTTCGTAGCCGAACAGTTCGCTCTCCAGCAGCTGCTCGGGCAGGGCCGCGCAATTGACGGAGACGAAGGGTTGGTTTTTCCGATCGCTCCAGCGGTGGATCATTCGCGCGATTCGGCTTTTTCCCGTCCCGCTTTCCCCTTCCAGGAGCACCGTGGCATCCGTTTCCGCGGCGCGCTCGACCATTCGGAACACCCGTTTCATGGCCGGGCTGACCCCGATCATCTCCTGGTCCTGCATCATTTTGCTGATTTTTTCTTTCAGGGTCCGGTTTTCCTGCTTCATATCCAGCCATTCGCATGCCCGCCGGATGATGATCTCCAGCTCGTCCATTTTGGCCGGCTTGGACACATAGTCGAAGGCGCCCGCTTTCATCGCGGTGACGGCGCTCTCCACATCGCTGTAGGCCGTCATGATCACGAAGAGCTTGTTGGGATACCGGGGGACGAATTCCTGCAACAATTCGATTCCCGTCGCATCCGACAGCCGGAGGTCGAGAAAGATGATCCGGGCGTCGGCGTCCCGCAGCTTGGACCGGGCTTCTTCTCCGGTCGAGGCGGTATGGACGACAAAGCCCTTTTTAGTGAAGTAGGAGGACAGGATGCGCAGCAGCTTCGTCTCGTCATCGACAAACAGCAGCGAAGTCATGAGGATTTCTCCTCCCTTCTCCCCTTGGGAAGTTGGATGAAGAGGGTCGTCCCCTTATGCACCGTACTGGATGCCCAAATTCTCCCGTTGTGCCGGCTGATGATTTCGTGGGCGATGGCCAGCCCCATTCCGGTTCCTTCCGCCTTGGTGGAGAACAGGGGATCGAAGATCCACTGGATTTGGGACTCGGGAATCCCCTTTCCCGTGTCTTCGATTTCAATCTGCCAGACGTTCTCCTTCTCGAGCAGGCGAAGATGGAAACGACCTCCCCCGTCTTCCATCGCCTGCAGGCTGTTCAGCGCGATGTTGAGGAGGACCTGAACCAGATGGTCCTTGTCCGCCCGAACCCAGGCGGCGTCCCTCCCGTAATCGGCCTGCACCTCGATTCCCTGGTCGCTGAACTTTTTGCGGATGAGGCCGATGAATTCCTCGATCACGGTGACCAGATCGATCATTTCCGGTCGGGGATTTTCTTTTCCTTTGGCCAGCATCAGGAAATCGGTGAGCAGCCGGTTCATGCGCTGTACCGTTTCCTGGATGTCCGCGGTCAATTCATCGATTTCTTTTCGATTCACGGGCGTTTGATTCATCTCCAGCCGGATCGCTTCCACCGCCGCCTGGATGATGCTCAGGGGGTTTTTGATTTCATGGGCGATGCCGGCCGTCAACTGCCCCAGGGAGGCCAATCGTTCGCTCTGCTTCAGATATCTCTCCAGCTGCTTGATTTCCCCGACATCCCGGATCACGACGATGGCGCCGATGGTTTTGTCGTCTCCCCCGCGGAACAGGGAAGAGTAAATCCGAACGTCGTGTTTTTTCTTCTCCTTGTCCAAGAGGTAGCTTTCCACCTCTTCAAAGGACCTTCCCTCCCGCAAGGTTTTCCAGGAAACGAATTCCTCCTTGTGCCTTTTCAGGGGAAGTTCGAAAATCGGTTTGCCGATCACCTCTTCCCGGCGGAAAAGGGTCAGCTTTTCCGCCCCCTTGTTGAAGGTGGTAATCCGGCCCTCGGGATCCGTCGTGATGACGGCATAGGGAATCGATTCCAAAATATAAAACAGGCGACGTTCCTTTTCGGTCAGCTCGTCCGCCATCTGGGCCAGGACCGTGGACAGATCCTGCAGTTCATCCTTCGTGTCGACGGGTGCAAATTTCTTCCTTAGTCCCCGCTGGTACTCGTTCACTTGCCGGATCAGGCCCAAAACCGGTTTGACGACCCGGGAGGTGCCGACCAGCGTCAGAAACAGGGCGAGCAACATCACCCCCAAAAATCCCTGGAGCAGCAGCATTCGGACGTGATGGACCGGGGTGGCCGCCTGCTGGGTGCTTTCTCCCACGATGAGGCCCATCTGCCCCATCGACAGGGGGCGGTAGGCGATCACCATCTCCTGATCCGCAATGTTCCCCTTCCAGAGGCCGAACCGGTCCTTTCGCAGGTATTGGAACACGGGGTGCCGGTTGAGGGATTTTCCGATGTCGCGCCGGTTGCTGTGCCCGATGATGTTTCCCTCCCGGTCGATCACGATGTTGACGCCTTCCCGTCCGATGGAAAACTCCTCCAGATAAGCGGAGAGGGTTTCCAGATTCAGATAGGCGACCACTCCGCCCCGGTACCGTCCCTTTTGATCCAGGGCGGGGTAGGCGATCGCGATGGTTTTGGTGCCGTCGGGGAGAACGGTCAAGCCGGAGATGTAATGGGTTTTGCTCCACTTGAGCCGGTGGTGGACGGAATCCAGGCGGAGCGGGGAGGGAAACCGTTTGTCCGGAACCCGGACCGTGGGGTTGCCGTTTCGGTCGTAGGCCTGGATGAAGAGATAGATCGGATCATAGGCGAAGATCCGTTCCATCTCCGATACGTAAAAGGGTTGTTCCTTTTTGGGGCTGTATACATAGGGAGCGACATGCCGGAGGTTGCTGATCACGCTCTGAAACGTCAGGCCGAGGCGCTTGCCGAGGGTGCGGGCGATCAGTTCATCCCGGTATTGGATCTGGGATTGCACGGAATCGTTCATCACCCAGTCCGTGATCCCGTACAAAGCGGCCAGGGCGAACAGGATGACGACGAAGACGATCAGGAAGTATCGCTTGACAAGCCGGGAGTTAAACATCTTATCCACTCCGTGTGCGCCCGAGAATTCCAAAAAAGGCCGCGAGCAATGGCCGGCGACCGTCCGGCATTTTTCATTTAAACCGGTGTTGATTCTTTCGAACCTTTCACTTCTTGGCAATTCTTATTTTACATAAAACCCTTCAGGAGCGTACAGTGGGGATAACTGGCACGAAATTTGCTTGATTCCTTTGGCAGAGTCTCATCATTTTCTGGAGGAGAGAAATCATGATCGAGCGTGGCATTCACTTCTACAGCGACGGCTACCGGTTGGAGGGGACCCTGTATTTTCCCGACGACCTCCGGGAAGGGGAGAAAAGGCCCGCCGTTCTGCCGCTGTCCGGTTATCAGGGGTTTAATCAATTTTATCCCCGGCTGTTTGCGGAGTATCTGACAAAAAGCGGGTTCGTCTGTTTGGGCTTTGACTATCGGGGGTTCGCCCGGAGCGAAGGTCCGCCGGATCGGGTGGTGCTTGACGAGCAGGTGGAAGATGCGAAAAATGCCGTCACCTTTTTGCGTCTCCAGAAGGAAGTGGATCCGGAGCGAATCGGGATCCTCGGCTGGGGAATGGGGGCTTCCCACGCCATCCGGGTGGCGGCCAGGGACACCCGCATTCAGGCCGTGGCGGCGCTCAACGGATTTTACAACGGCAAGCGCTGGCTGAAATCGATTCATTCCTACGTGGAGTGGAACCGGCTGATCCAGGAGGTGGAACGGGACCGCGCCAGCCGGGTGAACCGCGGTCGTTCGGCGCAGGTGGATCCCTTTATCCACTACCCGTTGGATCCGGATACGGAGGACGTGGTCCGGAAAGAGCTGAAGCCTTTGCCTTTCTTCGGGAAGCGGATCACGCTTCAGTTTACGGAATCGATCCTGGAGATGGATGCGGAAAAGGAGGTGAAAAACATCTCTCCGAGGCCGCTGTTTATCGCTCACGGAAAGCGGAACATGCTGCATCCGCCGGAAGAGGCCCAGTCTCTGCACGAGGCGGCGAAGGAGCCCAAGGAGCTTTATTGGATCGACGGGAAGCACAATGACTTCATGCATCGGAACGATCCGGTGTTTGAGGATTTGATGGAGAGGCTGACCGGTTTCTTCGGGAGGAATCTCCAGGGTTTCGGGCAAGCGGAGCGCCCGCCGCTTCTGAACAGCGGTGCCTGACGGGCAAAAGATTCATCGGGAAGCGCAAAAAAATTTGCACCACCCGCCGCGAAGGGAGATGCCGCCATGGGTCGAAGCATTTCGCCTTTTTACGCCGCCAGCATCCAGTTCAATCCGCGACTGAACCGACGGGAGGAAAACATCGATGCCCTGTACGAGGTAGTGCGCCGGGCGGCGGAGAGCGGAGCCCGACTGATCGTCACCCCGGAGATGGCGACGACGGGCTATCAGTACCGGGATCGGAAGGCGATTGCGCCGTTCGTGGACACCATTCCCGGGAAGACGACCCGCCGGTTCGGAGAGATCGCCGAAAGGTACGGGGCGTACATCGTCCTGGGGATGGCGGAAGCGGATCCGGAGACGGGGCTTTTCTATAATGCAGCCGCACTGATCGGTCCCGGGGGCGTGCTGGGCAAGTACCGAAAACTGCACCTGTGGGCCGCGGAGGAAACCTGG
This genomic interval from Planifilum fimeticola contains the following:
- a CDS encoding sensor histidine kinase, which translates into the protein MFNSRLVKRYFLIVFVVILFALAALYGITDWVMNDSVQSQIQYRDELIARTLGKRLGLTFQSVISNLRHVAPYVYSPKKEQPFYVSEMERIFAYDPIYLFIQAYDRNGNPTVRVPDKRFPSPLRLDSVHHRLKWSKTHYISGLTVLPDGTKTIAIAYPALDQKGRYRGGVVAYLNLETLSAYLEEFSIGREGVNIVIDREGNIIGHSNRRDIGKSLNRHPVFQYLRKDRFGLWKGNIADQEMVIAYRPLSMGQMGLIVGESTQQAATPVHHVRMLLLQGFLGVMLLALFLTLVGTSRVVKPVLGLIRQVNEYQRGLRKKFAPVDTKDELQDLSTVLAQMADELTEKERRLFYILESIPYAVITTDPEGRITTFNKGAEKLTLFRREEVIGKPIFELPLKRHKEEFVSWKTLREGRSFEEVESYLLDKEKKKHDVRIYSSLFRGGDDKTIGAIVVIRDVGEIKQLERYLKQSERLASLGQLTAGIAHEIKNPLSIIQAAVEAIRLEMNQTPVNRKEIDELTADIQETVQRMNRLLTDFLMLAKGKENPRPEMIDLVTVIEEFIGLIRKKFSDQGIEVQADYGRDAAWVRADKDHLVQVLLNIALNSLQAMEDGGGRFHLRLLEKENVWQIEIEDTGKGIPESQIQWIFDPLFSTKAEGTGMGLAIAHEIISRHNGRIWASSTVHKGTTLFIQLPKGRREEKSS
- a CDS encoding sigma-54-dependent transcriptional regulator, with product MTSLLFVDDETKLLRILSSYFTKKGFVVHTASTGEEARSKLRDADARIIFLDLRLSDATGIELLQEFVPRYPNKLFVIMTAYSDVESAVTAMKAGAFDYVSKPAKMDELEIIIRRACEWLDMKQENRTLKEKISKMMQDQEMIGVSPAMKRVFRMVERAAETDATVLLEGESGTGKSRIARMIHRWSDRKNQPFVSVNCAALPEQLLESELFGYEKGAFTGAHAKRKGKFEAARNGTIFLDEIGEISLPLQAKLLQVVQEKSFMPLGSNQTVHVDVRIIAATNRDLKTMVEEGLFREDLYYRLNIIDIFIPPLRERKEDIPPLIEQFLDKQRAKYNKPFTLPPELIDRLVEYPWPGNVRELENAVERAVVLCRDEQLSIEDFPREIRHAKPDRPPSDIALDPTKSLPEQLESIEKKLILDALEQTGGQIAAAARLLSISRQRLMYKMNKYSIR
- a CDS encoding alpha/beta hydrolase, giving the protein MIERGIHFYSDGYRLEGTLYFPDDLREGEKRPAVLPLSGYQGFNQFYPRLFAEYLTKSGFVCLGFDYRGFARSEGPPDRVVLDEQVEDAKNAVTFLRLQKEVDPERIGILGWGMGASHAIRVAARDTRIQAVAALNGFYNGKRWLKSIHSYVEWNRLIQEVERDRASRVNRGRSAQVDPFIHYPLDPDTEDVVRKELKPLPFFGKRITLQFTESILEMDAEKEVKNISPRPLFIAHGKRNMLHPPEEAQSLHEAAKEPKELYWIDGKHNDFMHRNDPVFEDLMERLTGFFGRNLQGFGQAERPPLLNSGA
- a CDS encoding HpcH/HpaI aldolase family protein — protein: MLKETLASKNAVFGTWIRIPHPMVVEAIASAGFDFVHLDQEHGPIGTAELDQLILAAKASGIPAVVRVPGKDGTRIGRTLDLGAEGVIIPHVTSGEDVRSIVRAGRFHPSGMRGVAGGCRADGYGTLPFVEVSEAAERRSILAVQIESKEAVERLDEILDASGDSVDVFYIGPADLSQSLGIPCQFDHPLLSETIRQITERLRSCGKTVGIHAPTVTHGVEYAKMGIRYITCSMDIVLLASRAEALAAEWREALKSLR
- a CDS encoding PTS sugar transporter subunit IIA, translating into MIGIVLVGHGAFATALRSSVEMIAGKQPKMADVSFDLRDSDEDLEKKLRAAVSGLGTVTGILFLADLVGGTPFRVSALISREWERTCVIGGANLSMILEVLPARDHLLLEQVKEKAIHAGREGIKAFP